The Geothrix sp. genome window below encodes:
- a CDS encoding ABC transporter permease subunit yields MPSTPSNQIRAQRMDRFMAFTISGGGILIIGAVLAMLLFILKEAIPLFIPPQSKSVATLQAPQSAAGWLDESGKAGVFLSRTEGVKALRLPEGTPLPVPSDGPPLPWKALSPATPRGECLVIGADDRLFLARMVWSKPAGENDPAQWTLESHWQGGGLVGLQVGEILTFQTLEGGGLAGGTTLRVAARRGDGLVWSESALDGTGTLDWKALPLDPALHPTAAAWSGDAKNLFIGTREGHLLDVDPEANGVLSTSDFGEPIQSLGFALGHTSLLVGGAQGKLAAFQRVRVNETFQLQSFHHFPRLDGAVLGFQPSQRDKRFLGWTARQVVVDHLTTERRLFSMRIDGPGHATLAPRGDLILHANAATGALRLWSLSAPHPEVSFGLLWGKTHYEGYEKAEYVWQSTGGTDDFEPKFSLVPLVFGTLKGTLYAMLFAFPLAVLGALYTSQLASPRLRNVIKPTVEIMAALPSVVLGFLAGLVMAPLLEKMAVEVFIYPFAVLFLALLVMPIWSRLPQPFRNAFGTGREALWMFPVLLVGIWLASLAGPWVEHTMMGGSYRAWLQSAMGVSYDQRNSLVVGFAMGFAVIPIIFTISEDALSSVPRSLTSASLACGASPWQTAWRVVLPTASPGIFSATMVGLGRAIGETMIVLMATGNTPVLDWSPFNGMRTLSANIAVEIPEAPLHGTLYRILFLAAFLLFIFTFILNTVAELVRQRLRRRYESI; encoded by the coding sequence ATGCCCAGCACCCCCTCCAATCAGATCCGCGCCCAGCGCATGGATCGGTTCATGGCCTTCACCATTTCGGGTGGGGGCATTCTGATTATTGGCGCCGTGCTGGCGATGCTTCTCTTCATCCTGAAGGAAGCCATTCCGCTGTTCATCCCCCCCCAGTCCAAGTCCGTCGCAACCCTGCAGGCACCCCAGTCCGCCGCAGGGTGGCTGGATGAATCCGGGAAGGCGGGGGTGTTCCTTTCCCGGACAGAGGGCGTGAAGGCCCTTCGGCTCCCGGAGGGAACGCCCCTCCCCGTTCCCTCGGACGGCCCGCCTCTGCCCTGGAAGGCGCTCTCGCCCGCCACGCCGCGGGGTGAATGCCTCGTCATCGGGGCCGATGACCGGCTCTTCCTGGCCCGCATGGTCTGGTCGAAACCCGCTGGGGAGAACGACCCTGCCCAATGGACCCTGGAATCCCACTGGCAGGGCGGCGGGCTGGTCGGGCTGCAGGTGGGCGAGATCCTGACCTTCCAGACCTTGGAGGGGGGAGGCCTCGCCGGCGGAACCACCTTGAGGGTGGCCGCCCGCCGGGGCGATGGCCTGGTCTGGTCCGAATCGGCCCTGGATGGTACGGGCACCCTCGACTGGAAGGCCCTTCCCCTCGATCCCGCGCTCCATCCCACGGCGGCGGCCTGGAGCGGCGACGCCAAAAACCTCTTCATCGGAACCCGGGAAGGCCACCTGCTGGATGTGGATCCCGAGGCGAATGGCGTCCTCTCCACCTCAGATTTCGGCGAGCCGATCCAGTCCCTGGGCTTCGCGCTGGGGCACACCAGCCTTCTGGTCGGCGGGGCTCAGGGCAAGCTCGCCGCCTTCCAGCGGGTCCGGGTGAACGAAACCTTCCAGCTCCAGTCCTTCCACCACTTCCCCCGCCTGGACGGAGCCGTCCTGGGGTTTCAGCCCAGCCAGCGCGACAAGCGGTTCCTCGGTTGGACGGCCCGTCAGGTCGTGGTGGACCACCTGACAACTGAACGGCGGCTGTTCTCCATGCGCATCGACGGCCCCGGCCACGCCACCCTGGCGCCCCGGGGCGACCTCATCCTCCATGCGAACGCCGCCACGGGCGCCCTGCGCCTCTGGTCCCTGAGCGCCCCTCATCCGGAAGTCAGCTTCGGCCTGCTGTGGGGGAAGACCCACTACGAGGGGTACGAGAAGGCGGAATATGTCTGGCAGAGCACGGGCGGCACCGACGATTTCGAACCCAAGTTCAGCCTCGTGCCCCTGGTCTTCGGAACCCTCAAGGGCACCCTGTACGCCATGCTCTTCGCGTTCCCCCTGGCGGTCCTCGGGGCGCTCTACACCTCGCAGCTGGCCTCTCCGCGCCTGCGGAATGTCATCAAGCCCACGGTGGAGATCATGGCGGCCCTGCCCTCCGTGGTGCTCGGCTTCCTCGCGGGCCTCGTCATGGCGCCCCTGCTCGAAAAAATGGCCGTGGAAGTCTTCATCTACCCCTTCGCCGTCCTTTTCCTGGCCCTGCTGGTCATGCCCATCTGGAGCCGCCTGCCCCAGCCCTTCCGCAACGCCTTCGGCACCGGCCGCGAGGCGCTCTGGATGTTCCCGGTGCTGCTCGTGGGCATCTGGCTCGCCAGCCTGGCCGGGCCCTGGGTCGAGCACACGATGATGGGAGGCAGCTACCGCGCCTGGCTGCAGTCGGCCATGGGCGTCTCCTATGATCAGCGGAACAGCCTGGTGGTCGGCTTCGCCATGGGGTTCGCCGTCATCCCGATCATTTTCACCATCAGCGAAGACGCCCTGTCGAGCGTGCCCCGCTCGCTCACCTCGGCCAGCCTCGCCTGCGGCGCCAGCCCCTGGCAGACCGCCTGGCGCGTGGTGCTCCCGACGGCCAGCCCCGGCATCTTCTCCGCCACCATGGTCGGCCTGGGCCGGGCTATCGGCGAGACGATGATCGTCCTCATGGCCACGGGCAACACCCCCGTGCTGGACTGGAGCCCCTTCAACGGCATGCGCACCCTCAGCGCCAACATCGCCGTGGAGATCCCGGAAGCCCCGCTGCATGGAACCCTCTACCGCATCCTCTTCCTCGCGGCCTTCCTCCTCTTCATCTTCACCTTCATCCTCAACACCGTCGCCGAACTGGTCCGCCAGCGGCTGCGGCGCCGCTATGAGTCCATCTGA
- a CDS encoding phosphate ABC transporter substrate-binding protein translates to MRMQVLARTLLAALVGMSATAQTVKVDPKVTTYKKVSGISGNLNSIGSDTLNNLMAYWVEGFNKKYPNVKIQVEGKGSTTAPPALIESTSQLGPMSREMKNEEIDKFEKKFGYKPTKVAVAIDTLAVFVNKNSTVKSLSLQQVDAIFSKTRKGGLAKDIKTWGDLGLTGEAASKTISLYGRNSASGTYGYFKEHALFKGDFKDTVKEQPGSSSVVQSVGSDRFAIGYSGIGYATSGVRAVPLSDEKKNGGMAFAATYENALNGKYPLSRYLYVYINKDPKKPVDPLTREFLKFVLSKEGQEIVVKDGFLPLTAKMEADEIAKLK, encoded by the coding sequence ATGAGAATGCAAGTCCTGGCCCGCACCCTGCTGGCCGCTCTGGTGGGAATGTCCGCGACCGCCCAGACCGTCAAGGTCGACCCCAAGGTCACCACCTACAAGAAGGTTTCCGGGATCAGCGGGAACCTGAACTCCATCGGATCCGACACCCTGAACAACCTGATGGCCTATTGGGTTGAGGGATTCAACAAGAAATACCCCAATGTGAAGATCCAGGTGGAAGGCAAGGGCTCGACCACCGCTCCTCCGGCCCTCATCGAGAGCACCAGCCAGCTCGGTCCCATGAGCCGCGAGATGAAGAACGAGGAGATCGACAAGTTCGAGAAGAAATTCGGCTACAAGCCCACCAAGGTGGCCGTCGCCATCGACACGCTGGCCGTGTTCGTGAACAAGAACAGCACCGTCAAGTCCCTAAGCCTCCAGCAGGTTGACGCCATCTTCTCCAAGACCCGCAAGGGCGGGCTGGCCAAGGACATCAAGACCTGGGGCGACCTCGGCCTGACCGGCGAGGCGGCCTCCAAGACCATCAGCCTCTACGGCCGCAACAGCGCCAGCGGCACCTACGGATACTTCAAGGAGCACGCGCTCTTCAAGGGCGACTTCAAGGACACCGTCAAGGAACAGCCTGGTTCCTCCTCCGTCGTCCAGAGCGTCGGTTCCGACCGCTTCGCCATCGGCTACAGCGGCATCGGCTACGCCACCTCGGGCGTCCGCGCCGTGCCCCTCTCCGATGAGAAGAAGAACGGCGGCATGGCCTTCGCCGCGACCTACGAGAACGCCCTGAACGGGAAGTACCCCCTGTCCCGTTACCTCTATGTCTACATCAACAAGGACCCGAAGAAGCCCGTGGATCCCCTGACCCGCGAATTCCTGAAGTTCGTGCTCAGCAAGGAGGGCCAGGAGATCGTCGTGAAGGACGGGTTCCTCCCCCTCACCGCCAAGATGGAAGCCGACGAGATCGCCAAGCTGAAATAA
- a CDS encoding Rne/Rng family ribonuclease → MNPKKTMMINATDPEEIRVATLIDGVLFDYDVEFLHNEKIKGNLYKARVVRVDTSLQAAFVHFGGQKNGFLPLGELPREMSGDGRRGRIQDVLQRDQEILVQAVREELGSKGAMMTGQISLAGRYLVITPGNPVNGISRKIESTEERRHFKQLVDTLEIPEDIGVIVRTASLGVTKEDFERDLEYLLDTYKEVLNRYKHRHGPGLVWQEDDVVTRTLRDTFSADVEEVQIDDLDTFHAAQSFFKRTMPQHLDVLKHYTGKKPLFTRYQLEEQIDRVYGRKVPLPSGGALVLDQTEALVAIDVNSGKTSGDGVEDMAFKTNMEAAEEVARQLRLRDLAGLIAIDFIDMKRESHIRSVQDKLVDCLKADKARMEVGKINRFGVLVMTRQRIRPSLQHVNHESCPTCAGTGKVKTIEAMALSVVRKLHGILAKGGIGEIRVKLAPAIAAAVLNEKRSDLTQMEEESGAKILILADWSMGYGEMAAEIERAEEAPAEKPTASKPHREKGAPEEETVVLGGDSPISFDKALGESAKEAKKEAFKYDRRDLQRAALDERERLRALFESAKPEDEESEEGAEEPGDEAKGEGAKRKRRRRRRKGGAERNGEGTAPAEPREDRSESTPQPEPPKVTADLVASLLTPSPRPRIGAAAPVLAAPEAPADSAKPKRTPRAKVTSAPEPVAVPAPEPAVTAEGPAKKKAAPKAKVPKAPAKKADKAETAEEAPKPKTTRAKKAKAE, encoded by the coding sequence TTGAATCCCAAGAAAACGATGATGATCAACGCCACCGATCCGGAAGAGATCCGCGTGGCCACCCTGATCGACGGCGTCCTGTTCGATTACGATGTCGAGTTCCTCCACAACGAGAAGATCAAAGGCAACCTCTACAAGGCCAGGGTCGTCCGCGTGGACACCAGCCTCCAGGCCGCCTTCGTCCACTTCGGCGGCCAGAAGAACGGCTTCCTGCCCCTCGGGGAGCTCCCCCGGGAGATGAGCGGCGACGGTCGCCGGGGCCGCATCCAGGATGTCCTCCAGCGGGACCAGGAGATCCTGGTCCAGGCCGTGCGCGAGGAACTGGGCAGCAAGGGCGCCATGATGACCGGCCAGATCAGCCTGGCGGGCCGCTACCTGGTGATCACCCCCGGGAATCCCGTCAACGGCATCAGCCGCAAGATCGAGAGCACCGAGGAGCGCCGCCACTTCAAGCAGCTCGTCGACACCCTGGAGATCCCCGAGGACATCGGCGTGATCGTCCGCACTGCCAGTCTGGGCGTGACGAAGGAGGACTTCGAGCGCGACCTGGAGTACCTGCTGGACACCTACAAGGAAGTGCTGAACCGCTACAAGCACCGCCATGGTCCCGGGCTCGTGTGGCAGGAGGACGATGTCGTCACCCGCACCCTGCGCGACACCTTCAGCGCCGATGTGGAGGAAGTGCAGATCGACGACCTGGACACCTTCCACGCCGCCCAGTCCTTCTTCAAGCGCACCATGCCCCAGCACCTTGATGTGCTGAAGCACTACACGGGCAAGAAGCCCCTCTTCACCCGCTACCAGCTGGAAGAGCAGATCGACCGCGTCTACGGCCGGAAGGTGCCCCTGCCCAGCGGCGGCGCCCTGGTGCTGGATCAGACCGAGGCCCTCGTGGCCATCGATGTGAACAGCGGCAAGACCTCTGGCGATGGCGTGGAGGACATGGCCTTCAAGACCAACATGGAAGCCGCAGAGGAAGTGGCCCGCCAGCTGCGCCTGCGCGACCTGGCCGGCCTCATCGCCATCGACTTCATCGACATGAAGCGCGAATCCCACATCCGCTCCGTCCAGGACAAGCTGGTGGATTGCCTCAAGGCCGACAAGGCGCGCATGGAGGTGGGGAAGATCAACCGCTTCGGCGTGCTGGTCATGACCCGCCAGCGCATCCGCCCGAGCCTGCAGCATGTGAACCACGAGTCCTGCCCCACCTGCGCCGGCACCGGCAAGGTGAAGACCATCGAGGCGATGGCGCTCTCCGTGGTCCGCAAGCTCCATGGCATCCTGGCCAAGGGCGGCATCGGGGAGATCCGCGTGAAGCTGGCCCCTGCCATCGCCGCCGCGGTGCTCAACGAGAAGCGCAGCGACCTGACTCAGATGGAAGAGGAGAGCGGCGCGAAGATCCTCATCCTGGCCGATTGGTCCATGGGCTACGGCGAGATGGCCGCCGAGATCGAGCGCGCCGAGGAAGCCCCGGCCGAGAAGCCGACCGCTTCCAAGCCGCACCGGGAGAAGGGCGCTCCGGAAGAGGAGACCGTGGTGCTGGGCGGCGACAGCCCCATCTCCTTCGACAAGGCTCTGGGCGAAAGCGCCAAGGAGGCCAAGAAGGAAGCCTTCAAATACGACCGCCGCGACCTGCAGCGGGCGGCCCTGGACGAGCGGGAACGCCTGCGGGCCCTGTTCGAGAGCGCCAAGCCTGAGGACGAGGAGTCCGAGGAGGGGGCCGAGGAACCTGGCGACGAGGCCAAGGGCGAAGGTGCCAAGCGCAAGCGCCGCCGGCGGCGGCGCAAGGGCGGAGCGGAGCGGAATGGCGAGGGCACGGCCCCGGCCGAACCCCGTGAGGACCGATCGGAATCCACCCCCCAGCCCGAACCTCCGAAGGTCACGGCGGATCTGGTGGCCAGCCTGCTGACTCCCAGCCCCCGTCCGCGGATCGGCGCCGCAGCTCCGGTCCTGGCCGCGCCCGAAGCGCCCGCGGACTCGGCCAAGCCCAAGCGCACCCCTCGCGCGAAGGTGACTTCGGCGCCCGAACCCGTCGCGGTTCCCGCTCCCGAGCCGGCCGTGACGGCGGAAGGTCCTGCGAAGAAGAAGGCCGCACCCAAGGCCAAGGTCCCCAAGGCGCCCGCCAAGAAGGCCGACAAGGCCGAGACGGCGGAAGAAGCGCCCAAGCCCAAGACGACCCGGGCCAAGAAGGCTAAGGCCGAGTAA
- a CDS encoding ZIP family metal transporter, which yields MSLYWLAPLASLATLLGGWGVVRFLQGRAQFMRLLSGVAAGYLLSVTVVRIIPECLEAKGGESNALWVLAGYLLVHVMEHGITLHFHYGEETHKDGSPLSGVLALIGLSLHSLMDGVAIAAALATHSNLGPLVVLGILFHRIPEGGTIASIFLVRGFGNRGALLAAGTLALAALVGSAGQSLLNLPTGPVLGLTAGLALYVASSDLLPEVQKVSGFRSTVALLSGVGIFLLSARLLPHHH from the coding sequence GTGTCCCTCTACTGGCTGGCCCCTCTCGCCTCCCTCGCCACCCTCCTGGGTGGCTGGGGCGTGGTGCGGTTCCTCCAGGGGCGCGCCCAGTTCATGCGCCTTCTTTCAGGTGTGGCGGCGGGCTACCTGCTTTCCGTCACGGTGGTCCGCATCATCCCTGAGTGTCTGGAAGCCAAGGGCGGGGAGTCCAATGCCCTGTGGGTCCTGGCGGGCTATCTGCTCGTCCATGTGATGGAGCACGGCATCACGCTCCACTTCCACTACGGCGAGGAAACCCACAAGGATGGGTCGCCCCTCAGCGGGGTGCTTGCCCTGATCGGGTTGTCCCTGCACAGCCTCATGGACGGCGTGGCCATTGCGGCGGCCCTGGCCACCCACAGCAACCTCGGCCCGCTGGTGGTGCTCGGCATCCTGTTCCACCGCATCCCCGAAGGCGGCACCATCGCCTCGATCTTCCTGGTGCGTGGCTTCGGGAACCGGGGCGCCCTTCTCGCGGCGGGCACCTTGGCCCTGGCCGCCCTCGTGGGCTCGGCCGGCCAGTCCCTCCTGAACCTCCCCACGGGGCCGGTCCTGGGGCTCACGGCCGGGCTGGCGCTCTATGTGGCCAGCTCGGATCTGCTGCCGGAGGTGCAGAAGGTATCAGGGTTCCGGAGCACGGTGGCCCTGCTTTCCGGCGTGGGGATCTTCCTGCTCAGCGCGCGGCTGCTGCCGCACCATCACTGA
- a CDS encoding putative LPS assembly protein LptD, with the protein MTIPGKTRGLLLGALPCLLAAQGPPLIPVPAPLEAPTLAELLPLRPFQVESGPGLSRVPFDWRGERVREQGDVWILEQGAIQAEGLLLLADHIEYRISEGRLVAQGHIRLEGPGLRLRSERLEMDWERRSGEAWALQMDLPPTWTLRSSHVAFTTLRTWSFDSVELSPCPEERPGWKARLSSLKVDLDGFATLWNARVQMGPVPIFYLPYALYPAQAERTSGLLPPKLGLSSAFGSTLGLSYYQVLGSSADATLAPEYFSKEGVLWGGEMRWRPDLTHQGSLSGQTIHQRSLDTHRYRYSLNEVWQREDGWQLTADVNQASDNLVDADFGKGIGYLGATTFDSALYLGRSFTFGSLSLSAAEQRSFFFTTDQGDPFYSPDFPASLRRQTLPQGEFRFFPVALGAQLYLDGGVRLGRFAYRVEGSTTTPDRAYAWDRQDTNTRLHGRLGQWGPFRADLEIMGRATHYSASLSSPVFDAEGGSSDTAVNPATSPFQVDGAAATRFLASGHLRLSGPQVGRSFKDFSLFGYKGELKHVAEPYFGFTETSRYSEAGALPRFDTVDSFPGVNESASGERSIELGLKQHILGRPGSGSGFADLARLRIATRYHASPIILSDGRYKKGWSSVDTDLDVEPDERLRISLRRSSDLGAGGSDNALSLDVKAQDGSRFNLAYFSTGINRFLVRQKGLQVGGVQRFWDDRLRLEFSANYDFHQSGFASSQVALAYVEPCVAYVLKFTHVAVNKALVSGGREDRIDLTLTLRGLGDLFSFRR; encoded by the coding sequence ATGACCATCCCCGGGAAGACCCGAGGTCTGCTGCTGGGGGCCCTGCCGTGCTTGCTGGCGGCGCAGGGCCCGCCCCTCATTCCGGTTCCCGCGCCGCTGGAGGCGCCCACCCTGGCGGAGCTGCTTCCCCTGAGGCCATTCCAGGTCGAGTCGGGCCCGGGCCTTTCCCGCGTGCCCTTCGACTGGCGCGGGGAGCGGGTCCGGGAACAGGGAGATGTCTGGATCCTCGAGCAGGGCGCCATCCAGGCCGAGGGCCTGCTGCTCCTGGCGGACCACATTGAGTACCGCATTTCCGAAGGACGCCTGGTGGCCCAGGGCCACATCCGCCTGGAGGGCCCCGGGCTGCGCCTGCGCAGCGAGCGACTGGAGATGGACTGGGAACGGCGGTCCGGCGAGGCCTGGGCGCTCCAGATGGACCTGCCGCCGACCTGGACCCTCCGCTCCTCCCATGTGGCCTTCACGACCCTGCGGACCTGGTCCTTCGATAGTGTGGAATTGAGTCCCTGTCCGGAGGAGCGGCCTGGCTGGAAGGCGCGGCTCTCGTCCCTGAAAGTGGATCTCGACGGCTTCGCGACCCTGTGGAATGCCCGGGTCCAGATGGGGCCCGTGCCCATCTTCTACCTGCCCTACGCCCTCTATCCGGCCCAGGCGGAACGGACCTCGGGCCTGCTGCCTCCGAAGCTGGGACTCTCGAGCGCCTTTGGATCCACCCTGGGGCTTTCGTACTACCAGGTGCTGGGAAGCTCAGCGGATGCCACCCTCGCGCCGGAATACTTCAGCAAGGAGGGCGTCCTCTGGGGCGGTGAGATGCGCTGGCGGCCGGACCTGACCCATCAGGGCAGCCTGTCCGGGCAGACGATCCACCAGCGCAGCCTCGACACCCATCGCTATCGCTACTCCCTGAACGAGGTCTGGCAGCGGGAAGACGGCTGGCAGCTGACCGCCGATGTGAACCAGGCCTCGGACAACCTGGTGGATGCGGACTTCGGCAAGGGCATCGGCTACCTGGGGGCCACCACCTTCGATTCGGCCCTCTACCTGGGGCGCAGCTTCACCTTCGGCAGCCTCAGCCTCTCGGCAGCGGAGCAGCGGAGCTTCTTCTTCACGACGGATCAGGGCGATCCCTTCTACAGCCCTGATTTTCCCGCCTCCCTCCGGCGGCAGACCCTGCCCCAGGGGGAGTTCCGGTTCTTCCCGGTGGCGCTGGGCGCGCAGCTCTACCTGGACGGCGGGGTGCGACTGGGGCGCTTCGCCTACCGCGTCGAAGGCAGCACCACCACGCCCGACCGGGCCTACGCCTGGGACCGCCAGGACACCAACACGCGCCTGCACGGGCGCCTGGGCCAGTGGGGTCCCTTCCGCGCCGACCTCGAGATCATGGGCCGCGCCACCCACTACAGCGCCTCGCTGAGCTCCCCGGTCTTCGATGCGGAGGGGGGAAGCAGCGACACGGCGGTGAATCCCGCCACCAGCCCCTTCCAGGTGGATGGCGCGGCGGCGACGCGGTTCCTGGCCTCGGGGCACCTCCGCCTCTCGGGCCCCCAGGTGGGCCGGAGCTTCAAGGACTTCTCGCTCTTCGGCTACAAGGGTGAATTGAAGCATGTGGCGGAACCCTATTTCGGCTTCACCGAAACCAGCCGGTACTCGGAGGCCGGCGCCCTGCCGCGCTTCGACACCGTGGACTCCTTTCCGGGCGTCAACGAGAGCGCCTCCGGCGAGCGGAGCATCGAACTGGGACTGAAACAGCACATCCTGGGCCGCCCGGGCTCGGGTTCAGGCTTCGCCGATCTTGCGCGTCTGCGGATCGCCACCCGCTATCACGCCTCGCCCATCATCCTCAGCGATGGCCGCTACAAGAAGGGCTGGTCCAGCGTGGACACGGACCTGGATGTGGAGCCCGACGAGCGCCTTCGAATCAGCCTCCGCCGGTCCTCGGACCTGGGTGCCGGAGGCTCCGACAATGCCCTGAGCCTGGATGTGAAGGCCCAGGATGGGAGCCGCTTCAACCTGGCCTACTTCTCCACGGGCATCAACCGCTTCCTGGTGCGGCAGAAGGGCCTGCAGGTGGGTGGCGTCCAGCGCTTCTGGGATGACCGCCTCCGCCTGGAGTTCAGCGCCAACTACGACTTCCACCAGAGCGGCTTCGCTTCCAGCCAGGTGGCCCTGGCCTATGTGGAACCCTGCGTGGCCTATGTGCTGAAGTTCACCCATGTGGCCGTGAACAAGGCCCTGGTCTCCGGGGGGCGGGAGGACCGCATCGATCTGACGCTGACCCTGAGGGGCCTGGGCGACCTCTTCAGCTTCCGGCGCTGA
- a CDS encoding diguanylate cyclase has product MNLLVISRHDDLVERLRMAFEGAGHRILHVGDPLEALAKDAWSEAHVLLVDAGGDPMDGYRLCRLLRGETRILFRNLPIFVVVDHPPTEQDQEALREVGGDGFIPSRHTIQQLLNHLGPVVAGAATRGEAERVPVLALGLHPGLALKARDLLHHFLMEVHSPPARNAAEAQRVLKAPVLLLGLTGGVSGALARLEHLRDQGCLPYTILVGQVKDEAMQRKFLLAGVSDWVPVPLSAPRLLHACKRAIEWVHARRIQGEYESAIHDLRERRSMLEIEAAALRNEVLTDPLTELLNRRAFDQNLEHAVRQWERHRRGFVLLLGDVDHFKLINDRFGHPVGDEVLRQLAVRIRSALRRSDLAFRIGGEEFAVLLTETSLKAGAEVAEKLRRRIDEDPIALATGQTLFPTMSFGVGGPGSQNPTDLLAVVDKALYQAKRLGRNRVVVAEGGGRPPRALSAGS; this is encoded by the coding sequence ATGAACCTGCTGGTCATCTCCCGCCATGACGATCTCGTCGAGCGCCTTCGCATGGCCTTCGAAGGCGCGGGGCACCGCATCCTCCATGTCGGCGACCCGCTGGAGGCCCTGGCGAAGGATGCCTGGAGCGAAGCCCATGTCCTGCTGGTGGATGCCGGCGGGGATCCTATGGACGGCTACCGGCTCTGCCGCCTCCTCCGCGGGGAGACCCGGATCCTCTTCCGGAACCTCCCCATCTTCGTGGTGGTGGATCACCCCCCCACCGAGCAGGACCAGGAGGCGCTCCGGGAGGTGGGGGGGGACGGCTTCATCCCGTCCCGCCACACGATCCAGCAGCTCCTGAACCACCTCGGGCCAGTGGTCGCCGGAGCCGCGACCCGCGGCGAGGCGGAGCGCGTTCCCGTGCTGGCCCTGGGCCTCCACCCCGGGCTCGCGTTGAAGGCCCGGGATCTCCTGCACCACTTTCTGATGGAGGTCCACTCGCCGCCGGCCCGCAATGCCGCCGAGGCCCAGCGGGTCCTGAAGGCGCCGGTGCTGCTGCTCGGGCTCACGGGAGGGGTCTCGGGCGCCCTGGCGCGGCTGGAGCATCTCCGCGATCAGGGCTGCCTGCCCTACACGATCCTCGTGGGCCAGGTGAAGGATGAGGCCATGCAGCGCAAGTTCCTCCTCGCGGGCGTCTCCGACTGGGTGCCGGTGCCTCTGTCTGCGCCCCGGCTTCTCCACGCCTGCAAGCGCGCCATTGAGTGGGTGCATGCCCGGCGCATCCAAGGCGAGTATGAATCCGCCATCCACGACCTCCGCGAGCGGCGCAGCATGCTGGAGATCGAGGCGGCGGCCCTCCGCAACGAAGTGCTGACCGACCCGCTCACGGAGCTGCTCAACCGCCGCGCCTTCGACCAGAACCTGGAACACGCCGTCCGCCAGTGGGAGCGCCACCGCCGCGGCTTCGTCCTGCTCCTCGGGGATGTCGACCACTTCAAGCTCATCAACGACCGCTTCGGCCATCCCGTCGGCGACGAGGTGCTTCGCCAGCTGGCCGTCCGCATCCGGTCCGCGCTCCGCCGGTCCGACCTCGCCTTCCGCATCGGCGGTGAGGAATTCGCCGTGCTGCTGACCGAGACCAGCCTCAAGGCCGGCGCGGAAGTGGCTGAAAAGCTGCGCCGCCGCATCGACGAGGACCCCATCGCCCTGGCCACCGGGCAGACCCTCTTCCCCACCATGAGCTTCGGGGTGGGCGGCCCCGGCAGCCAGAATCCCACCGACCTGCTGGCGGTGGTGGACAAGGCCCTGTACCAGGCCAAGCGCCTGGGCCGCAACCGCGTGGTCGTGGCGGAGGGCGGAGGCCGTCCCCCGAGGGCCCTCAGCGCCGGAAGCTGA
- the alr gene encoding alanine racemase, with translation MNEQHLEPLKPHPEGRSLRAEVHLGRIARNLDRIRSASGGREIWGVVKANAYGHGAVPVGRALEEAGVHGLAVSNLEEGLELRQGGIECPILVLGGLRPEALPAASAEALTIAVVGPEHLADYARLLPQHPVRLHLKLDTGMGRFGLLPSELGDCLPDLRRLGAWIEGVMGHFATADDPDQGFAQRQRRIFDACLAQLADAGIHPGQRHHGNSDACLRGLLDQDTHLRPGLALFGLTTIPEGHALGLEPALELVAEVARVKAMPAGATVGYGRTFVAPHPLQIATLACGYADGYRRDLGNRAMVGFQGRTFPVVGRISMDYLTVALPLDVPIAPGDPMVLYSADPFAPHGLERLAQTLGTIPYELTCALHRRITRRFFP, from the coding sequence GTGAATGAACAGCACCTCGAACCCCTGAAGCCGCACCCGGAGGGGCGATCCCTCCGGGCCGAGGTGCACCTGGGGCGCATCGCGCGCAACTTGGATCGCATCCGCTCCGCCTCCGGGGGCCGGGAGATCTGGGGCGTGGTGAAGGCCAATGCCTACGGTCATGGGGCCGTGCCCGTGGGCCGGGCCCTGGAGGAGGCGGGCGTCCACGGCCTCGCCGTCTCCAACCTGGAGGAGGGGCTCGAACTGCGCCAAGGCGGCATCGAGTGCCCCATCCTCGTGCTGGGCGGCCTCCGGCCCGAGGCCCTGCCCGCCGCCAGCGCCGAGGCCCTCACCATCGCCGTGGTGGGACCTGAGCATCTGGCCGACTATGCGCGGCTCCTCCCCCAGCATCCGGTCCGGCTCCACCTGAAGCTGGATACGGGCATGGGGCGGTTCGGCCTGCTGCCTTCGGAGCTGGGGGACTGCCTGCCCGACCTGCGGCGGCTCGGCGCCTGGATCGAAGGCGTCATGGGCCACTTTGCCACGGCGGACGACCCGGATCAGGGCTTCGCCCAGCGCCAGCGCCGGATCTTCGATGCCTGCCTGGCGCAGCTCGCGGACGCGGGCATCCATCCAGGCCAGCGCCACCATGGCAACAGCGATGCGTGCCTGCGCGGCCTGCTCGACCAGGACACCCATCTGCGACCGGGCTTGGCCCTGTTCGGCCTCACCACGATTCCCGAGGGGCACGCCCTGGGACTGGAACCCGCTCTGGAGCTGGTGGCGGAGGTGGCGCGGGTGAAGGCCATGCCCGCGGGTGCCACCGTGGGTTACGGCCGGACCTTCGTGGCCCCCCATCCCCTCCAGATCGCCACGCTGGCCTGCGGCTATGCCGACGGCTACCGGCGGGACCTCGGGAACCGGGCCATGGTGGGTTTCCAGGGACGAACCTTCCCCGTGGTGGGCCGGATCTCCATGGACTACCTCACCGTGGCCCTGCCCCTGGATGTGCCCATCGCCCCCGGGGATCCCATGGTGCTCTACAGCGCCGACCCCTTCGCCCCCCACGGGCTGGAGCGGCTGGCCCAGACCCTGGGCACCATCCCCTACGAGCTGACCTGCGCCCTTCACCGTCGCATCACTCGTCGTTTTTTTCCCTAA